The stretch of DNA GTGGGCCCAGCTGGCCGTGGCGCTCTGCCGGTGCCACCGCGACGCCGGCGACCACCTGCTGAGCGTCGAGATCGGCGAGCGCGCCATGCGCACCCTCGACGATCTCGGGCTCGACCTGACCGACGACCACATCCAGGTGGGCTCGACCCTGCTCAACTGCTACCAGCGCCGGGGCGACCTGACCCAGGCCCACATCCTGGCCAACCGCCTGATCAGCTCGGCCGAGGGCACCGGCTCCCGGGTGGCCCGGGGCGTCGTCTACTGGAACGCCGCGCTGGTCGCCAGCGAGAAGGGCCACAGCAAAGAGGCGCTCGCCCTCGCCGAGCGCGCGCTGATCCTGCTCGCCGAGACGGACAACGTGCGGCACCAGGCCCTGCTCAAGGAGGTCTACGCCGGCCTGCTGCTGGAGCTGGAAACCCCTGACCTGGACCGGGCCCGGACCCTCCTGGACGAGGCCCACGTGGTGCTCCTGGAGGTCGGCACGGCCTCCGAGCAGGCCAACAGCGAGGCCCTGCTCGCCCAGGCCGCGCTCCAGATGGGTGATTCGCTGCAGGCCGCCACGCACGCCAGCCGGGCGCTCGGGCTGATGCGCAACGACCCGCAGGACGAGGCCGCCCTGCTCCGCGTCCTGCTGGCCAACGCCCAGCACCAGGCCGGGGACGTGGGCAGCGCCGAGACCACGCTGCGGGCCGTCGTCCGTCAGCTCCAACAGATCCCGTCCACCCACACCACCGCCAGGGCCTGGCGCAACGCGGGTGACCTCTGGAAGCTGCTCGGCCGCCTCACCGAGGCCATGGACGCCTACGAGAAGGCACTCGGCCAAGCCGGTGTCCGCGGTCTCCCGGCGCCCACCCCCGTTCCCCGCTTCGTCAACGAACTCAGCTGAGCCCGGTGGCCGTTCGGCGCCCGCCGAAGGGCCACCGACCGAAGCCGACCGGAGGGACGAGGGGCGGATGGACGGCAACACCGCCGGCGAGCCCGGCACCGGCGGCGAGCCCGCCAGAACCACCGGCATCGGCGAGCGCCTGCGCGAGCTGCGCCGGCGCAAGGGCCTGAGCCGGCAGGACCTCGCCTCGGCGGACCTGTCGGCCGAGGCGGTGGGGCAGGTCGAGGACGGCACGCACGTGCCGTCGGCCACCATGCTCCGACGCCTCGCCGAACTGGTCGGCTGCTCGGTGGAGTACCTCAGGACCGGGCAGGACGAGGCCGCCGCCCAGGAGCGCGAGTTGAAGCTCGCCTTCGGCGACCTGGCGCTGCGCAACGGGGGTGACGGCGCAGCGCTGCGAGCGTACAGCGAGGCCCTGGCCGCCGCGCCGTTCCTGACGGCGCAGCAGGTGCGGCGGGCCCGGACGGGCCAGGCCTTCGCCTTCGAGAAGCTGGGGCGGCTGGAGACCGCAGTGCAGCTGTTCACCGCGCTCCTCGACGCCCCGGAGACCGTGCCCGGTTCGGCCGACTGGAGCCGACTGACGGTGGCCCTCTGCCGCTGCCACCGCAACGCGGGGCAGCCGGCCTTGGGCATCGAGATCGGCGAGCAGGCCCTGCGCACCCTCGACGAACTCGGCCTGCCGGTCACCGACGACCACCTGAAGCTCGGCTCGACGGTGCTGAGCTGCTACCGGCGGGCGGGCGACCTCTCCTCGGCGCAGCAGCTCGCCAAACGGCTGATCAGGACGGCGGAGGCCACCGGTTCCCGCGTCTCGCGGGGCGTCGTGTACTGGAACGCGGCGACGGTGACCGCTGCCCGCGGACGCGTCCAGGAGGCACTCGACCTGGCCGAGCTGGCGCTGGCGCTGCTGGCCGAGAGCGACGACGCCCGCCACCTGGCCCTGCTCAAGTCCATGTACGCCTACCTCCTGCTGGAGGCCGGCCCGCCCGCCCCCGCCCGGGCGAAGGCCCTGCTGGAGGAGGCCCATCCCGTCGTCATGGAGACGGGGACGGCCTTCGAGCGGGCCAACTGCGAGGCGCTGCTGGCCCGGGCGGCGTTCCAGCTGGGCGAGACGGAGCTGGCGATCGTCCACGCCGACCGTGCGCTCGACCTCTTCCGCGGCGAGGCCCCGGACGAGGTGGCCGCGGTCAAGGTGCTGTCGGCGCACGCCCGGTACCGGGCCGGTGACGGTCCGGCGGCCGAGGCCCTGCTCGCCGAGTCCCTCACGGAGCTTGACCGGCTGCCCACGACCGACACCACGACCCGCACCTGGCGGGAGGCGGGCGACCTCTGGAAGCTCCTGGGCCGGCTGCCCGAGGCGCTGGACGCCTACGACCGCGCCTTCGCCCAGCTCGGCATGCCCGGCCTCGCCCCCACCCGCGAAGGCTGACCCGGCCGTTGTGGAGCACCGGTCACCCCGGACCGCACCGAAACGGCCTGGTGCCGGCGCCCGGACTTGCCGCATGATCCCGTCATGACGACCAGTGAGCAGGTTTTCGAGCGGCCCGGGGCGGTGGCCGGCCTCGGTGTGCGGGCCGCCCGGGGTGAGGACTTCGGGCAGTGGCGCGAGCTGTACCGGGGGTACGCGGAGTTCTACCGCGTCGCGCAGACGGAGGAGCAGGCGGCGCTGGTCTGGTCCTGGGTGCAGGACCCGGGGCACGAGGTGAACGCCCTGGTCGTCGAGGACGCGGACGGCCGGCTGCTCGGGCTCGCGCACTACCGGACCTTCGCCCGCCCGCTGTCGGCGAGCACCGGCTGCTTCCTCGACGACCTGTTCGTCGCCCCCGCCGCGCGGGGCACCGGCGCCGCCGACCTGCTGCTCGGGCGCCTCGGCGAGCTGGCCGCCGAGCACGGCTGGAGCGTGGTGCGGTGGATCACCGCCGACGACAACCACCGGGCCCGGGGCAAGTACGACCAGGTCGCCACCCGGACGATGTGGATCACCTACGACATGCCGCCGGCCGTCGGCTGAGCCCACCCCGGGCGGGCGGAATACCGCCCGCCCCCGGCCGGTTCACGCTGCGGGAGCGGCGGTTCGACGACAGCGGTACGGGGAGAGGGCGGCGTGGCGATGCGGATCCTGGTCGTGGGGGCGGGAGCCACCGGGGGTTACTACGGCGGCCGGCTGGCGCTGGCCGGGCGGTCGGTGGACTTCCTGGTGCGGCCCGGCCGGGCGGCGGTGCTGCGCGAGCGCGGCCTGCGGCTGGTCGGGTACGGCGAGCCGGGCGAGCTGCGGCCCAGCCTGGTGCTGCCCGGGCAGCTGGACGGCCCGTACGACCTGGTGCTGCTCTCGGTGAAGGCGCCCGCCCTGGCCGGGGCGATCGCCGATCTGGCCCCCGCGGTCGGGCCGGGCACAGCGGTGCTGCCCTTCCTCAACGGGATGGCCCACCTGGACGCCCTGGCCAAGGAGTTCGGCCCGCAGGCCGTGCTCGGCGGGGTGGTCAAGGTGCTCGGCACCCTGGACGACACCGGCGATGTCCGGGTGCTCGGCCCGCTCCCCGGCGGGGCCGCCGCCACCATGACCTTCGGCGAGCTCGACGGCGGCCTGACGCCCCGGATCGAGCTGGTCCGCCGGGAGCTCGCCGTGCCCGGCTTCGAGCTGGACGTCTCGCCCGACATCCGCACCGCGATGTGGCACAAGTGGGCCTTCATCAGCACGCTCGGCGCCCTCACCACCCTGATGCGCGGCTCGGTCGGCGAGATCGCCTCGGCCGGCGGGGCCTGGCTCGGCCCCGCGATCCTGGCCGAGGCGGCGGCGGTGGCCGAGGCCGCCGGCCACCCGCTGCCGGACGCCCTGCTCGTCGGCATCGCCCACGGCCTGCGCAGCACCGACTCCCCCGACACCGCCTCGCTCTACCGCGACACGGCCGCCGGCCTGCCGACCGAGGCCGAGCACATCCTCGGCGACCTCACCGCCCGGGCCCGCGCCCTCGGCGTCCCGACCCCACTGCTCGACCTCGCCACCCTCCAACTCCGGGTCCACGAGGGCCGCCTGGCCGGCTAGCCGGGAGCCCGGGGCGAAGCTGCGGGGCATGAACGCGCCGGGTGCGGACGCGCCGAGGGCACACGGGCCGGGTGCGGACGCGCCGGGTACGGACGCGGCGGGTACGGACGCGCCGAGGGCACACGGGCCGGGTGCGGACGCGCCGGGTACGGACGCGGCGGGTACGGACGCGCCGAGGGCACACGGGCCGGCGGTGGGCCTGTCGGGGTGTCAGCCCTCGAAGCCCACGGCGGCCAGGGCCTGCTCGATCTTCGCGCGGTGGGCCGCCTCCCAGTCGTCCAGGGTCTCGGCGGCCTCCTTGGCCAGGCGGGTGCGGGCGGCGGCCAGGATCTCCTCGCGGCGGGCCGCGGGGACCACCACCACGCCCTCCTCGTCGGCCACCACGATGTCGCCGGGGCCGACCAGCACGCCGCCGCAGCGCACCTGGGTGCCGTGCTCGCCCAGCGCCGCCTTGCTGCCGGGGATCGGGATGGCGCCCCGGGCGAAGACCGGGAAGCCGGCCTCGCGGGCCTCGGCCACGTCGCGGATCAGCCCGTCCAGGACGAAGGCCGTGACGCCCCGGCGCTGGGCCACGGCGCAGACGTTGCCGCCGGCCAGCGCGTAGTCCAGGTCACCGGATTCGGCCACGATCACCGCACCGGGCTCGGCCCGGTAGATCGCGGCGTGCAGCATCAGATTGTCCCCGGGCGGGCACTTGACCGTGAAGGCCGGCCCGGCCACCCGGGCCGACCCGGCCCAGAGCGGCCGGATCCCGATGTCCATCACCTGGGCCCGGCCGAGCAGATCGGCCAGCGTGGTGGTCGGGACGTCCTGGTAGCGGAGGTCCTGCCGGTCGTCGGTGTCGAGTGCCATCGCGGAGACGTCCTTCACGGGTGGTGTCCGAACAACTGCCGGTACAGACGCTAACCCCCGGCGGCGTGACCCGGCAGGCCGGCCCTACGCCGGCCGGGCCGGGCGGCCGGCCACCCAGTAGGCGAGCCCGACCAGCACGGCGCCGCCGACCGCGTTGCCCGGCACCACGTACAGCAGGGTGCGCAGCAGGCCGCCGACGCTCGCCGACCCGTCGAGCACGCCCAGCGCGTAGAGGGCCATGTCGGCCACGCAGTGCTCGAAGCCAACCGCGACGAAGACCAGCACCGGCAGCCAGAGCACCAGCGCCTTCGCCCCGTCCCCCTCGACCCGGCCGAACATCCAGACCGCCAGGCAGACCAGGAAGTTGCAGAGCACCCCGCGCCAGAACAGCTCCCCGCCGCCGAGCGCCTCCTTGCCGTGCACCAGCTCCGCCAGCATCCGCTGCGCCGCCGGCGCGGCCAGCACTCCGGAGGCGTGCACCAGGGCCGCGAAGCCGAACGCCCCGGCCAGGTTGCCCAGCAGCGAGAAGCCCCAGCTGCCGGCCAGGTCGCGCCGGCCCGTGCGGCCGGCGAGGGCGCCGACCGTCATCACCAGCACGTTGCTGGTGAACAGCTGCGCCCCGGCGAACATCACCATGGTCAGCGCGATCGGGAAGACCGCCCCCTCGACCAGCTTCACCCAGGGCGAGTGGCCCGCCACCAGCGGCGAGACGGCCGCGAGCAGCAGCACCTCGCCCACCCCGATGAACGCCCCCGCGAGCATCGAGGAGACCAGCATCCGTCCGGGGCTGCGCAGTTCGGCGGCCTTGCGGACGGCGGTCTCCGCCGTGGCGTCGAGACTCTCAGCTACACCGATCACGACCCCGACGCTACTGCGGCCGCACCGGCCGCCACCCCCGACGAACGCCCCCTCCGCCAGGGACTTGGGTCACTTCCACGGCCCGTGGACGACGGCCCCGTGGGCGAGAGGCCCGTGGACGAGGGGCCTGTCGGCGAGGGGCCGCGAGGTCGGCGAAGGTGGGGTGGCGGCGGTGGGCACCGCCGCCCGCACCCCGGCGGCCGTCCGCCACCGGGCCGCCTGCTCAGCTGACGGCTGCCGCGCCGGCCGCGAAGTAGTGGCCCGCGTCGAGGTCGGCGATCAGGCCCGGGTGGGTCGGCGCCCAGCCGAGCAGCTCGCGGGTGCGGTCGGCGGCGACCGGGTTGTCCAGGCCGATGAAGGGGGCCAGGAACCCGAAGTACTCCGCCGTCCGCTCGGCCGGGACGGCCTCGGCCTTCAGCCCCAGGCCCCGCCCGATCGCCTCGGCGATCTCCCGATGGGTCACGCCCGTGTCCCCGACGGCGTGCAGCCTGGAGCCGGCCGGGGCCTGCTCCAGGGCGAGCCGGAACACCCGGACGGCGTCCAGGGTGTGGCAGGCGGGCCAGCGGTTGGCGCCCTCGCCCGGGTACCCCGCGTACCCCGCGGCCCGGGCAAAGCCGATCAGCGCGGGCGTGAAGCCGTGCCGGTCCAGGTCGCTGTGCACCAGCGGCGGCAGCCGCACCGCCGAGGAGCGCACACCGGCCCCGGCCATCGCGACCACCAGGTTCTCGGTGTCGGCCCGGGGCCCGGCCGGGGCGGCCTCCTCCTCCGTGCTCGGCCGCTCCGCCCGGCCGCCGGAGCCGCCGGAGCCGCCGAGCGCGAGCGTCAGCGTGCCGGAGGCGATGACCAACGGCCGGCCGGAGCCGGCCAGCGCCTCGCCGAGCGCCGTGACCGCCCGCCGGTCGGCCGCGACGGCGTCCAGGAAGCCGCCGGTGCGCATCTCCTCGTGCTTGAACGCCAGGTGGACGACACCGTCGGCGGCCGAGGCGGCGGCGCGCAGACCGTCGAGGTCGTCGAGGTCGCCCCGGCGCACCTCGGCGCCGAGCGCGGCGACGGCGGCCGCCGAGGAGTCGGAGCGGGCCAGGCCGGTGACGCGGTGCCCGGCGGCGAGCAGCTCCGGGACGAGGACGGAACCCAGGTGACCGGAAGCACCGGTGACGAAGACGTGCATGCGAGAGACCTCCCGGACGCGTTCGGCCACCCGCCAGTGGACGGGGCGGCCGAGCTGATGTCACTTGATGACGTCACTCTACGCCTGATGTCATCAAGTGTCAT from Kitasatospora sp. MMS16-BH015 encodes:
- a CDS encoding tetratricopeptide repeat protein, with translation MEQTQSGTNGIGQRLRELRQRKGLNQQDLASADLSISYVSLIENGKRVPSAAVLQTLAERVGCSVEYLKTGRDDAKVHELELKIAFGDMAMRNGSNGEALQSYSEALAAAPFLSPEKVRRARIGQALSFEKLGRLEPAIQLLTTLFQDPATVPGSAEWAQLAVALCRCHRDAGDHLLSVEIGERAMRTLDDLGLDLTDDHIQVGSTLLNCYQRRGDLTQAHILANRLISSAEGTGSRVARGVVYWNAALVASEKGHSKEALALAERALILLAETDNVRHQALLKEVYAGLLLELETPDLDRARTLLDEAHVVLLEVGTASEQANSEALLAQAALQMGDSLQAATHASRALGLMRNDPQDEAALLRVLLANAQHQAGDVGSAETTLRAVVRQLQQIPSTHTTARAWRNAGDLWKLLGRLTEAMDAYEKALGQAGVRGLPAPTPVPRFVNELS
- a CDS encoding GNAT family N-acetyltransferase, whose protein sequence is MTTSEQVFERPGAVAGLGVRAARGEDFGQWRELYRGYAEFYRVAQTEEQAALVWSWVQDPGHEVNALVVEDADGRLLGLAHYRTFARPLSASTGCFLDDLFVAPAARGTGAADLLLGRLGELAAEHGWSVVRWITADDNHRARGKYDQVATRTMWITYDMPPAVG
- a CDS encoding formate/nitrite transporter family protein: MIGVAESLDATAETAVRKAAELRSPGRMLVSSMLAGAFIGVGEVLLLAAVSPLVAGHSPWVKLVEGAVFPIALTMVMFAGAQLFTSNVLVMTVGALAGRTGRRDLAGSWGFSLLGNLAGAFGFAALVHASGVLAAPAAQRMLAELVHGKEALGGGELFWRGVLCNFLVCLAVWMFGRVEGDGAKALVLWLPVLVFVAVGFEHCVADMALYALGVLDGSASVGGLLRTLLYVVPGNAVGGAVLVGLAYWVAGRPARPA
- a CDS encoding 2-dehydropantoate 2-reductase, translating into MRILVVGAGATGGYYGGRLALAGRSVDFLVRPGRAAVLRERGLRLVGYGEPGELRPSLVLPGQLDGPYDLVLLSVKAPALAGAIADLAPAVGPGTAVLPFLNGMAHLDALAKEFGPQAVLGGVVKVLGTLDDTGDVRVLGPLPGGAAATMTFGELDGGLTPRIELVRRELAVPGFELDVSPDIRTAMWHKWAFISTLGALTTLMRGSVGEIASAGGAWLGPAILAEAAAVAEAAGHPLPDALLVGIAHGLRSTDSPDTASLYRDTAAGLPTEAEHILGDLTARARALGVPTPLLDLATLQLRVHEGRLAG
- a CDS encoding RraA family protein; this encodes MALDTDDRQDLRYQDVPTTTLADLLGRAQVMDIGIRPLWAGSARVAGPAFTVKCPPGDNLMLHAAIYRAEPGAVIVAESGDLDYALAGGNVCAVAQRRGVTAFVLDGLIRDVAEAREAGFPVFARGAIPIPGSKAALGEHGTQVRCGGVLVGPGDIVVADEEGVVVVPAARREEILAAARTRLAKEAAETLDDWEAAHRAKIEQALAAVGFEG
- a CDS encoding SDR family oxidoreductase, encoding MHVFVTGASGHLGSVLVPELLAAGHRVTGLARSDSSAAAVAALGAEVRRGDLDDLDGLRAAASAADGVVHLAFKHEEMRTGGFLDAVAADRRAVTALGEALAGSGRPLVIASGTLTLALGGSGGSGGRAERPSTEEEAAPAGPRADTENLVVAMAGAGVRSSAVRLPPLVHSDLDRHGFTPALIGFARAAGYAGYPGEGANRWPACHTLDAVRVFRLALEQAPAGSRLHAVGDTGVTHREIAEAIGRGLGLKAEAVPAERTAEYFGFLAPFIGLDNPVAADRTRELLGWAPTHPGLIADLDAGHYFAAGAAAVS
- a CDS encoding helix-turn-helix transcriptional regulator, yielding MDGNTAGEPGTGGEPARTTGIGERLRELRRRKGLSRQDLASADLSAEAVGQVEDGTHVPSATMLRRLAELVGCSVEYLRTGQDEAAAQERELKLAFGDLALRNGGDGAALRAYSEALAAAPFLTAQQVRRARTGQAFAFEKLGRLETAVQLFTALLDAPETVPGSADWSRLTVALCRCHRNAGQPALGIEIGEQALRTLDELGLPVTDDHLKLGSTVLSCYRRAGDLSSAQQLAKRLIRTAEATGSRVSRGVVYWNAATVTAARGRVQEALDLAELALALLAESDDARHLALLKSMYAYLLLEAGPPAPARAKALLEEAHPVVMETGTAFERANCEALLARAAFQLGETELAIVHADRALDLFRGEAPDEVAAVKVLSAHARYRAGDGPAAEALLAESLTELDRLPTTDTTTRTWREAGDLWKLLGRLPEALDAYDRAFAQLGMPGLAPTREG